In one window of Corynebacterium mycetoides DNA:
- a CDS encoding bifunctional riboflavin kinase/FAD synthetase, whose product MDILRGLKQVPDTLGASVVTIGVFDGVHRGHQLLIGEAVHRARELGVPCVVMTFEPHPVAVFAPDRAPKALFPFEERARFIAELGVDYLLVIDFREELAGQSPEAYVRDVLAGRLGARAVVVGENFTFGKDAAGTAETMRELGQRYGFEVVVVPLLNDAGVRVCSTAVRSELDRGDIGAAADFLGRAFSVTALVERGAGRGGRELGYPTANQYLDTVSALPADGVYAGWLTIVDDGPIDGDMEPGVRYPAAISVGTNPTFGDARRSVESFILGRDADLYGRLARVEFVAKVRDMVKFNSVDDLLANMARDVETTRNILERQPQHG is encoded by the coding sequence GTGGATATTTTGCGCGGCCTGAAGCAGGTGCCGGACACCCTCGGCGCGTCGGTTGTCACCATCGGGGTGTTCGACGGAGTGCACCGCGGGCACCAGCTGCTCATCGGCGAGGCAGTGCACCGCGCCCGTGAACTCGGGGTGCCGTGCGTGGTGATGACGTTCGAGCCGCACCCCGTCGCCGTCTTCGCCCCCGACCGCGCTCCGAAGGCCTTGTTCCCCTTTGAGGAGCGCGCCCGCTTCATCGCCGAGCTGGGCGTGGACTACCTGCTGGTGATCGATTTCCGCGAGGAGCTCGCCGGCCAGAGCCCCGAGGCCTACGTGCGCGACGTGCTCGCCGGGCGCCTCGGGGCGCGAGCGGTTGTCGTGGGGGAGAACTTCACCTTCGGCAAGGACGCCGCCGGCACCGCCGAGACCATGCGCGAGCTGGGGCAGCGTTACGGGTTCGAGGTGGTCGTCGTGCCCCTGCTTAACGACGCCGGCGTGCGGGTCTGCTCGACAGCCGTGAGAAGCGAACTCGACCGCGGCGACATCGGCGCGGCCGCGGACTTCTTGGGCCGCGCGTTCTCCGTCACGGCGCTTGTTGAGCGCGGCGCCGGCCGCGGCGGCCGGGAGCTGGGCTACCCCACGGCGAACCAGTACCTGGACACCGTCTCGGCCCTCCCCGCCGACGGCGTTTACGCCGGCTGGCTCACCATCGTCGACGACGGACCCATCGACGGGGACATGGAGCCGGGCGTGCGCTACCCGGCGGCGATCTCGGTGGGGACGAACCCCACCTTTGGTGACGCCCGCCGGAGCGTCGAGTCCTTCATCCTGGGCCGCGACGCCGACCTGTACGGCAGGCTGGCGCGCGTGGAGTTCGTGGCCAAGGTCCGCGACATGGTGAAGTTCAACTCCGTCGATGACCTGCTGGCCAACATGGCCCGCGACGTGGAGACAACCCGCAACATTTTGGAAAGGCAGCCGCAGCATGGCTAA
- a CDS encoding 4'-phosphopantetheinyl transferase family protein, giving the protein MQYPALFPEAARFVYLRTSEATDLTNYLELHPEEQGLVSQAVDKRKGEFGDARWCAHQALRELGVPPGEAILKGDSGMPLWPEGYTGSLTHTDGLRAAVAAPKTHVLSMGVDAEPAEPLPEGVIDQIARAAERHRFDMMKAEGHNWAGRLLFCAKEATYKCWFPMTRRWLGFEEAEIDLRPDGTFVSYILARPTPVQFFEGRWVVRGGYVVASAWVEV; this is encoded by the coding sequence ATGCAGTACCCGGCACTTTTCCCGGAGGCGGCGCGGTTTGTCTACCTGCGCACCAGCGAGGCCACGGATTTGACCAATTACCTGGAGTTGCACCCGGAGGAGCAGGGGCTCGTCAGCCAGGCCGTCGATAAGCGCAAAGGCGAGTTCGGGGACGCGCGGTGGTGCGCCCACCAGGCGTTGAGGGAGCTGGGCGTGCCGCCGGGGGAAGCGATTTTGAAGGGCGATAGCGGGATGCCGCTGTGGCCGGAGGGCTACACCGGCTCGCTGACGCACACGGACGGGCTGCGCGCGGCGGTGGCGGCGCCGAAGACGCACGTGCTCTCGATGGGCGTGGACGCCGAGCCCGCTGAGCCGCTGCCCGAGGGCGTGATCGACCAGATCGCGCGCGCGGCCGAGCGCCACCGCTTCGACATGATGAAGGCCGAGGGCCACAACTGGGCCGGCAGGCTGCTGTTCTGCGCCAAGGAGGCCACGTACAAGTGCTGGTTCCCCATGACGCGGCGCTGGCTGGGCTTCGAGGAGGCGGAGATCGACCTGCGCCCAGACGGGACGTTTGTGTCCTACATCCTCGCGCGGCCCACCCCGGTGCAGTTTTTCGAGGGCCGCTGGGTAGTGCGCGGCGGCTACGTCGTCGCCTCCGCGTGGGTGGAGGTCTAA
- a CDS encoding DHH family phosphoesterase, whose translation MQLLFPGREEDFREVARLLVDAPSVAVVTHIKPDADAVGSACALTAGLRQLGISATAYIGQDFPHPENLDTVPFVDEIVYTHNAPEGALVVTVDCASADRTGAFRPVVESDRGRVVVIDHHASNPLFGGTNLVVGSESTTVIVRELFTYLGVELDADLAYCLYAGLVTDTGSFRWGSPRMHALAAELMGYGLDTRQIAMDLMDAMTPSDLREAGSVLAELELFEAGGLTVAVFTVDAARMAAMSQRAVEYIIDYSRSVQGADIGMVLKQYGRAYWNVSLRSSTVDVSRIATRLGGGGHIPAAGYSASGSRDDVVADVLRALR comes from the coding sequence ATGCAGCTTCTGTTCCCCGGGCGCGAGGAGGATTTCCGCGAGGTCGCCCGCCTGCTTGTCGACGCCCCTTCGGTCGCCGTCGTCACCCACATCAAGCCCGACGCCGACGCCGTCGGTTCCGCGTGTGCGCTGACGGCGGGGCTCCGGCAGCTGGGCATCAGCGCCACGGCCTACATCGGCCAGGATTTTCCGCACCCGGAGAACCTGGACACGGTGCCGTTTGTGGACGAGATCGTCTACACCCATAACGCGCCCGAGGGGGCCCTCGTGGTCACCGTCGACTGCGCCTCGGCGGACCGCACGGGCGCGTTCCGGCCGGTGGTCGAGTCCGATCGCGGACGGGTGGTGGTGATCGACCACCACGCCTCCAACCCGCTCTTCGGCGGCACCAACCTCGTGGTGGGGTCGGAGTCGACGACGGTGATTGTCCGCGAGCTGTTTACCTACCTCGGCGTCGAACTCGACGCGGACCTGGCGTACTGCCTGTATGCGGGTCTGGTGACGGACACGGGGAGCTTCCGCTGGGGCAGCCCGCGGATGCACGCGCTGGCGGCCGAGCTCATGGGCTACGGCCTGGACACGCGGCAGATCGCGATGGATCTCATGGACGCGATGACGCCGTCCGATCTGCGCGAGGCGGGGAGCGTGCTCGCCGAGCTCGAGCTGTTCGAGGCCGGCGGGCTCACCGTGGCCGTGTTCACGGTGGATGCTGCCCGCATGGCGGCGATGAGCCAGAGGGCTGTGGAGTACATCATAGACTATTCGCGCAGCGTGCAGGGCGCGGACATCGGCATGGTGCTCAAGCAGTACGGCCGGGCCTATTGGAACGTCTCGCTTCGCTCGTCCACTGTCGACGTCTCCCGTATCGCCACGCGCCTCGGCGGCGGTGGACACATCCCCGCCGCCGGCTACTCCGCGAGCGGGTCGCGGGACGATGTCGTTGCGGATGTGCTCCGCGCTCTGAGATGA
- a CDS encoding metallophosphoesterase family protein, translating into MATTTSTTTLWAVSDLHAAVKANGARLDEIQPADPSDWLIVAGDVAEKLELVVDVMETLAARFDTVLWVPGNHELFSRSSDRYRGREKYDTLVKAMRQIGVITPEDTYPVFGGVTIAPLFTLYDYSFRGPNLTVEEAVAAAREKNIMMTDEFAIAPFVDIRAWCWDRLAYTTRRLSRIDGPTILINHWPLVQEPVTRLRWSEVGLWCGTRHTRSWAKRYHARAVIYGHLHMPGVTTVDGVEHIEVSLGYPREWQSRPPSAAPVQWPYPVMEVTH; encoded by the coding sequence ATGGCAACAACCACCTCGACCACGACGCTGTGGGCGGTCTCGGACCTGCACGCCGCCGTGAAAGCCAACGGTGCCCGGCTCGACGAGATCCAGCCGGCGGACCCGTCCGACTGGCTCATTGTCGCCGGCGACGTGGCCGAGAAGCTGGAACTCGTCGTGGACGTGATGGAGACACTGGCCGCCCGCTTCGACACCGTGCTGTGGGTGCCGGGCAACCACGAGCTGTTCTCTCGTTCCTCGGACCGGTACCGGGGGCGCGAGAAGTATGACACGCTGGTCAAAGCCATGCGGCAGATCGGGGTCATCACCCCGGAGGACACCTACCCCGTCTTCGGCGGGGTCACCATCGCCCCGCTGTTCACGTTGTACGACTACTCGTTCCGCGGCCCCAACCTCACGGTGGAGGAGGCGGTGGCGGCCGCCCGCGAGAAGAACATCATGATGACGGACGAGTTCGCCATCGCCCCCTTCGTGGACATCCGCGCGTGGTGCTGGGACCGCCTCGCGTACACCACCCGCAGGCTCTCGCGTATTGACGGCCCGACGATCCTGATCAACCACTGGCCGCTGGTCCAGGAGCCGGTCACCCGGCTGCGCTGGTCCGAGGTGGGGCTGTGGTGCGGGACCCGACACACCCGGTCGTGGGCGAAACGCTACCATGCGAGAGCAGTAATTTACGGTCACCTGCACATGCCTGGGGTGACAACGGTCGACGGCGTCGAGCACATTGAAGTGTCCCTCGGCTACCCGCGCGAGTGGCAGTCCCGCCCGCCCAGCGCGGCGCCGGTGCAGTGGCCGTACCCGGTGATGGAGGTGACACACTGA
- the rbfA gene encoding 30S ribosome-binding factor RbfA yields the protein MADNSRAQRLAKQIQTIVASAIEREVKDPRLELVTVTDARVTGDLHDATVYYTVRGRNISDEPDYDQAAEALHRARGQIRKIVGDQLNVRFTPTIAFELDTVPEASARMEELLSRARARDAELARLREGAAPAGEGNPYKTVEE from the coding sequence ATGGCAGACAACTCACGTGCGCAGCGGCTGGCGAAGCAGATTCAGACGATTGTCGCGTCCGCCATTGAGCGGGAGGTGAAGGATCCTCGCCTGGAGCTGGTCACGGTCACCGACGCCCGCGTCACCGGCGATCTGCATGACGCGACCGTGTACTACACGGTGCGCGGCCGCAACATCAGCGACGAGCCCGACTACGATCAGGCCGCTGAAGCGCTGCACCGCGCGCGCGGCCAGATCCGCAAGATCGTGGGTGACCAGCTCAACGTGCGGTTCACCCCGACGATCGCCTTCGAGCTGGACACGGTGCCGGAGGCGTCGGCACGCATGGAGGAGCTGCTCAGCCGAGCCCGCGCACGCGACGCGGAGCTCGCCCGCCTGCGCGAGGGCGCAGCCCCCGCCGGCGAGGGCAACCCGTATAAGACGGTCGAAGAGTAG
- a CDS encoding MATE family efflux transporter, with protein sequence MTAEPRAEVTPRRVLALALPALGVLAANPLYLLLDTAVVGRLGTAELAALAAGTAVQSTVTVQLTFLSYGTTARASRLFGAGRRADAVAEGVQATWVAVLVGAVLAALVSLFAEPIALFLTNDAAVAAESARWMRVAAAAIPLTLVIMAGNGWMRGVQNTRLPFLLTLCGLVPGAAVLPWSVSRFGLVGSAWANVLGIGITALLFLLTLVREHGRRGGSWAPEPGVIRSQLVLGRDLILRSMSFQVSMLAAAAVAGRFGVAALAAHQILLQLWNFLTLVLDSLAIAAQTLTGAELGRGEVAQARRVGELATRYCLMFAVALATVFALAGPAIWSLFTDDARVVAQLGTPWWLLVAMIVLGGVVFALDGALLGAGDVAYLRTLTIASVLGVFFPVTLASMAFGWGLPGVWGGLAASVVIRLAGVFVRFRSMKWAVVGDGV encoded by the coding sequence ATGACCGCGGAACCCCGCGCGGAGGTGACCCCGCGCCGCGTCCTCGCCCTGGCGCTGCCGGCGCTGGGCGTGCTCGCCGCCAACCCGCTGTACCTACTGCTGGATACCGCGGTGGTGGGTCGCCTCGGCACCGCTGAGCTTGCGGCGCTCGCGGCCGGCACCGCGGTGCAGTCCACCGTGACGGTGCAGCTAACCTTCCTCTCCTACGGCACGACGGCGCGCGCGTCGCGTCTGTTCGGCGCCGGCAGGCGGGCCGACGCGGTGGCGGAGGGAGTGCAGGCCACGTGGGTCGCGGTCCTCGTGGGTGCGGTACTGGCCGCGCTGGTGTCGCTGTTCGCGGAGCCGATAGCGCTGTTTCTCACCAACGACGCCGCGGTCGCGGCGGAGTCCGCCCGCTGGATGCGCGTCGCCGCCGCGGCGATCCCGCTGACGCTGGTCATCATGGCGGGCAACGGCTGGATGCGAGGCGTACAGAACACGCGCTTGCCGTTTCTGCTCACCCTGTGCGGGCTCGTTCCCGGCGCGGCCGTGCTGCCCTGGAGCGTGTCGCGCTTCGGGCTTGTGGGATCCGCCTGGGCGAACGTGCTGGGCATCGGGATTACCGCCCTGCTCTTCCTGCTCACCCTCGTGCGCGAGCACGGGCGGCGGGGCGGGTCCTGGGCGCCGGAACCCGGGGTGATCCGCAGCCAGCTGGTCCTCGGCCGCGACCTGATTCTCCGGTCGATGTCGTTCCAGGTGTCCATGCTCGCGGCTGCGGCTGTTGCCGGCCGGTTCGGCGTCGCCGCGCTCGCCGCGCATCAAATCCTCCTGCAGCTGTGGAACTTCCTCACCCTCGTGCTCGACTCGCTCGCCATCGCCGCGCAGACCTTGACGGGTGCGGAGCTGGGCAGGGGAGAGGTGGCGCAGGCCCGCCGGGTGGGCGAGCTAGCCACGCGCTACTGCCTGATGTTCGCGGTCGCGCTGGCGACGGTCTTCGCGCTGGCGGGGCCGGCCATCTGGTCGCTTTTCACTGACGACGCCCGCGTGGTGGCGCAACTGGGCACCCCGTGGTGGCTGCTGGTGGCCATGATCGTTCTGGGCGGGGTGGTGTTCGCGCTGGACGGCGCGCTCCTCGGGGCCGGGGACGTGGCTTACCTGCGCACTCTGACCATCGCGTCCGTGCTCGGCGTGTTCTTCCCGGTTACGCTCGCGTCGATGGCGTTCGGGTGGGGCCTTCCCGGGGTGTGGGGCGGCCTGGCGGCCTCCGTTGTCATCCGGCTGGCCGGGGTGTTTGTTCGATTCCGTTCGATGAAGTGGGCGGTTGTGGGTGATGGCGTGTGA
- a CDS encoding polyribonucleotide nucleotidyltransferase: MSTHTPNNSFDVYVDEEFGITEATAVLDNGDFGTRTIRFETGQLARQADGSVTTYLDDDTMLLATTTASNQPREGLDFFPLTVDVEERMYAAGKIPGSFFRREGRPSTEAILACRLIDRPLRPTFVKGLRNEVQVVITVLSMAPDEYYDVVAINGASAATQLSGLPVSGAVGGVRMALIADDAHKDGQWVAFPNHEQHTQALFEMVVAGRIVGEDVAIMMVEAGAGDDVVTLVRGGAPAPTESKVAEGLEAAKPYIKTLCQAQAALAAETAKETAEFPLFPAYTDKVYAAVEKKAAKKLATLLTIKGKQDRDDATNAYMAQVEDELLDAFDVAEGDEDHDATVKEIRAAYNAVMKSIVREKILTEGFRIDGRGVTDIRDLEVEVELIPRAHGSALFERGETQVLGVTTLDMLKMEQTLDSLHPQTSKRYIHHYNFPPYSTGETGRVGSPKRREIGHGALAERALVPVIPSREDFPYTIRQVSEALGSNGSTSMGSVCASTLSLYNAGVPLAAPVAGIAMGLVSGEVDGETKYVALTDIFGAEDAFGDMDFKVAGTPEFITALQLDTKLDGIPSEVLSSALEQARDAREAILDTMSEVIDGPDEMSPLAPKITAINVPVSKIGEVIGPKGKMINSITEETGAEISIEDDGTIYVSAATGESADAAIEKINGIANPQMPKVGERYLGAVVKTVAFGAFVSILPGTDGLVHISKLGGSQRVENVEDVINVGDKIEVEIADIDNRGKISLVPVEDES, from the coding sequence TTGAGCACGCACACCCCCAACAACTCCTTCGACGTCTACGTGGACGAGGAGTTCGGCATCACCGAGGCCACCGCCGTGCTGGATAACGGCGATTTCGGCACACGCACGATCCGGTTCGAGACAGGGCAGCTCGCCCGCCAGGCCGACGGCTCCGTCACCACCTACCTCGACGACGACACGATGCTATTGGCCACCACGACCGCGTCGAACCAGCCGCGCGAGGGCCTGGACTTCTTCCCGCTGACCGTGGATGTCGAGGAGCGGATGTACGCCGCTGGCAAGATCCCAGGCTCGTTCTTCCGCCGCGAGGGGCGACCCTCCACCGAGGCCATCCTCGCCTGCCGCCTCATCGACCGCCCGCTGCGCCCCACCTTCGTTAAGGGCCTGCGCAACGAGGTCCAGGTGGTCATCACCGTGCTCAGCATGGCCCCGGATGAGTACTACGACGTCGTGGCCATCAACGGCGCGTCCGCCGCGACCCAGCTGTCCGGCCTGCCGGTCTCCGGCGCGGTCGGTGGGGTGCGCATGGCTCTTATTGCCGACGACGCGCACAAGGACGGCCAGTGGGTCGCCTTCCCCAACCACGAGCAGCACACTCAGGCGCTCTTCGAAATGGTCGTCGCCGGGCGCATTGTGGGCGAGGACGTGGCCATCATGATGGTGGAGGCAGGCGCCGGGGACGACGTCGTCACGCTTGTGCGAGGCGGCGCCCCCGCGCCGACCGAGTCAAAGGTGGCCGAGGGGCTCGAGGCCGCGAAGCCCTACATTAAGACTCTGTGCCAGGCGCAGGCGGCGCTTGCCGCGGAAACCGCCAAGGAGACGGCCGAGTTCCCGCTCTTCCCCGCCTACACCGACAAGGTGTACGCGGCGGTGGAGAAGAAGGCCGCTAAGAAGCTCGCCACCCTGCTGACCATCAAGGGCAAGCAGGACCGCGACGACGCCACCAACGCCTACATGGCCCAGGTGGAGGACGAGCTGCTGGACGCGTTCGATGTCGCCGAGGGCGACGAGGACCACGACGCAACCGTGAAGGAGATCCGCGCGGCCTACAACGCCGTGATGAAGTCCATCGTGCGCGAGAAGATCCTCACCGAGGGCTTTCGCATCGACGGGCGCGGGGTCACCGACATCCGCGACCTCGAGGTCGAGGTCGAGCTCATCCCGCGCGCCCACGGCTCCGCGCTGTTCGAGCGCGGGGAGACCCAGGTCCTCGGCGTGACCACCCTGGACATGTTGAAGATGGAGCAGACGCTGGATTCGCTGCACCCGCAGACCTCCAAGCGCTACATCCACCACTACAACTTCCCGCCGTACTCCACGGGTGAGACCGGCCGCGTCGGTTCGCCGAAGCGCCGCGAGATCGGCCACGGGGCGCTGGCCGAGCGCGCGCTCGTGCCCGTGATTCCGTCGCGCGAGGACTTCCCGTACACCATCCGCCAGGTGTCCGAGGCGCTCGGCTCCAACGGTTCGACGTCGATGGGTTCCGTCTGCGCCTCCACGCTGTCGCTGTACAACGCCGGCGTGCCGCTGGCCGCCCCGGTCGCTGGCATCGCGATGGGTCTCGTCTCCGGCGAGGTCGACGGCGAGACGAAGTACGTCGCGCTGACCGACATTTTCGGCGCCGAGGACGCCTTCGGCGACATGGACTTCAAGGTCGCCGGCACGCCCGAGTTCATCACCGCGCTGCAGCTGGACACCAAGCTCGACGGCATCCCCTCCGAGGTCCTGTCGTCTGCGCTCGAGCAGGCGCGCGACGCGCGTGAGGCGATCTTGGACACCATGTCCGAGGTCATCGACGGGCCGGACGAGATGAGCCCGCTCGCGCCGAAGATCACCGCGATCAACGTGCCGGTGTCCAAGATCGGCGAGGTTATCGGCCCGAAGGGCAAGATGATCAATTCGATCACCGAGGAAACCGGCGCGGAGATCTCGATCGAGGACGACGGCACGATCTACGTGTCGGCCGCCACCGGCGAGTCCGCGGACGCGGCGATCGAGAAGATCAACGGCATCGCCAACCCGCAGATGCCGAAGGTGGGGGAGCGCTACCTGGGCGCCGTGGTCAAGACCGTCGCCTTCGGCGCGTTCGTGTCCATCCTGCCCGGCACCGACGGCCTGGTGCACATCTCCAAGCTCGGCGGTTCCCAGCGCGTGGAGAACGTCGAGGATGTCATTAACGTCGGTGACAAGATCGAGGTGGAGATCGCCGACATCGACAACCGCGGCAAGATCTCGCTCGTGCCCGTCGAGGACGAGTCGTAG
- the rpsO gene encoding 30S ribosomal protein S15 yields the protein MALTTEKKSEILKNYGLHETDTGSPEAQVALLTERINTLTEHLKFHKHDHHSRRGLLLLVGRRRGLLKYLRENNVERYRELISRLGLRR from the coding sequence ATGGCGCTGACCACTGAGAAGAAGTCTGAAATCCTCAAGAACTACGGTCTGCACGAGACCGACACCGGCTCGCCCGAGGCCCAGGTCGCTCTGCTGACCGAGCGCATCAACACCCTGACGGAGCACCTGAAGTTCCACAAGCACGACCACCACTCCCGCCGCGGCCTGCTCCTGCTGGTCGGCCGCCGCCGTGGCCTGCTGAAGTACCTGCGTGAGAACAACGTCGAGCGCTACCGCGAGCTCATCTCGCGCCTCGGCCTGCGCCGCTAA
- a CDS encoding nucleoside hydrolase: protein MAKKVILDLDTGIDDALALAYALGSPELELIGVTGTYGNVLVDTGVRNALAILELFGRDDVPVFAGPDHARTRDSFEVLEVSAFIHGDNGIGGVVLPEPAASVQDTSAVDFLTQSVAAYGDDLVIVPTGPSTTIAAAMEADESFAERAHIVMMGGALTVPGNVSPWAEANVSQDPEATDLVFRRGRDVTMIGLDVTLQTLLTYNETARWRELGTRGGDFLADATDYYIKAYETTAPHLGGCGLHDPLAVGVAVDPSLVTLLDINLKTDVEGETRGRTIGDETRLSDPVKTAHVAVAVDTGRFVEEFMARLTALAASTPAR from the coding sequence ATGGCTAAGAAAGTAATCCTCGACCTCGACACCGGCATCGACGACGCCCTCGCTTTGGCCTACGCCCTGGGCTCCCCCGAGCTCGAGCTCATCGGCGTGACGGGAACCTACGGCAACGTGCTGGTGGACACGGGCGTGCGCAACGCACTGGCCATCCTCGAGCTGTTCGGGCGTGACGACGTCCCGGTGTTCGCCGGCCCCGACCACGCCCGCACCCGGGACTCCTTCGAGGTGCTGGAGGTCTCCGCGTTCATCCACGGCGACAACGGCATCGGCGGGGTCGTGCTGCCCGAGCCCGCCGCAAGCGTGCAGGACACCTCTGCGGTGGACTTCCTCACCCAATCGGTGGCGGCCTACGGCGACGATCTGGTGATCGTTCCCACCGGCCCGTCGACGACGATCGCGGCGGCGATGGAGGCGGATGAAAGCTTCGCCGAGCGCGCCCACATCGTCATGATGGGCGGGGCGCTGACCGTGCCGGGCAACGTCTCCCCGTGGGCGGAGGCGAACGTGAGCCAGGACCCGGAGGCGACCGACCTGGTGTTCCGCCGCGGCCGCGATGTCACCATGATCGGCCTCGACGTGACCCTGCAGACCCTGCTCACCTACAACGAGACGGCGCGGTGGCGCGAGCTGGGCACCCGCGGCGGCGACTTCCTGGCGGACGCCACCGACTATTACATCAAGGCCTACGAAACCACCGCGCCGCACCTCGGCGGCTGCGGGCTGCACGACCCGCTGGCGGTCGGTGTGGCCGTCGACCCGTCCTTGGTCACCCTGCTGGACATCAACTTAAAGACCGACGTCGAGGGTGAAACCCGCGGCCGCACGATCGGTGATGAGACCCGGCTGAGCGACCCGGTCAAGACAGCGCACGTTGCCGTCGCCGTGGACACCGGGCGCTTCGTAGAGGAGTTCATGGCCCGGTTGACCGCGCTGGCCGCCTCCACGCCCGCGCGCTAA
- the truB gene encoding tRNA pseudouridine(55) synthase TruB — MSFAPDPLATSGIVVVDKPAGMTSHDVVARLRRSFGTRKVGHAGTLDPMATGVLVAGIERGTKLLAHLVAEDKVYSTTIRLGQTTTTDDAEGEILATADASRISDADIRAGIAGLTGEIMQVPSSVSAIKVGGRRAHELVRAGEAVDLPARPVTVFSFEVAQVRREAGFVDVDARVHCSKGTYIRSLARDLGEALQVGGHLTALRREAVGAFTLADATPLAALETSPALSLTLDDALTRAWPVLPVTAEEYDALAMGKWLAPRGLKGVHAAVGPDGRAVALVKEQGKRLATVFVARPSTL, encoded by the coding sequence ATGAGTTTCGCCCCTGACCCGCTCGCAACCTCGGGAATTGTTGTCGTGGACAAGCCCGCGGGCATGACAAGCCACGACGTCGTGGCCCGCCTGCGCCGCTCCTTCGGCACCCGCAAAGTCGGCCACGCGGGCACGCTCGACCCGATGGCCACGGGCGTGCTCGTCGCCGGCATTGAGCGCGGCACCAAACTCCTGGCCCACCTCGTGGCCGAGGACAAGGTCTACTCCACCACCATCCGCCTGGGCCAGACCACGACCACGGATGACGCCGAGGGCGAGATCCTGGCCACCGCCGATGCCTCGCGCATAAGCGACGCCGACATCCGCGCGGGCATCGCCGGACTCACCGGCGAGATCATGCAGGTCCCCTCCAGCGTCTCCGCCATCAAGGTCGGCGGGCGCCGCGCCCACGAACTGGTGCGCGCGGGCGAGGCGGTGGACCTCCCCGCCCGCCCGGTCACCGTGTTCTCCTTCGAGGTCGCGCAGGTGCGCAGGGAGGCGGGATTCGTCGACGTCGACGCGCGCGTGCACTGCAGCAAGGGCACCTACATCCGCTCGCTCGCGCGCGACCTCGGCGAGGCGTTGCAGGTGGGCGGGCACCTCACCGCGCTGCGTCGCGAAGCAGTCGGAGCCTTCACGCTTGCCGACGCCACCCCGCTCGCCGCCCTGGAAACCTCCCCCGCGCTCTCCCTGACGCTTGACGACGCGCTCACCCGGGCCTGGCCGGTCCTTCCCGTCACCGCCGAGGAGTACGACGCGCTGGCAATGGGCAAATGGCTCGCCCCCCGCGGACTGAAAGGCGTGCACGCCGCCGTCGGCCCCGACGGGCGCGCCGTCGCTCTGGTCAAGGAGCAGGGCAAACGCCTGGCCACAGTGTTCGTGGCGCGACCCTCGACGCTCTAG